In Streptococcus respiraculi, one DNA window encodes the following:
- a CDS encoding metal-sulfur cluster assembly factor, translating to MREDININDRALALEDQLIQTLESIYDPEIELDIYNLGLIYEINLDEHGFCKVVMTFTDAGCSCSETLPEELIDALKKIDGIENAGIEVVWSPAWKMTRISRIGRITLGISPK from the coding sequence ATGAGAGAAGATATTAACATTAATGATCGTGCTTTGGCGCTTGAAGACCAGCTGATTCAAACCTTAGAGAGCATCTATGATCCAGAAATCGAACTTGATATTTACAATCTAGGTTTGATTTATGAAATCAATCTGGATGAACACGGCTTTTGCAAGGTGGTCATGACCTTCACTGACGCAGGCTGTAGCTGTTCTGAGACCTTACCCGAAGAGCTGATTGATGCCCTAAAGAAAATTGACGGCATTGAAAATGCAGGGATTGAAGTCGTCTGGTCTCCAGCCTGGAAGATGACCCGCATCAGCCGCATTGGCCGTATTACCCTAGGTATCAGTCCAAAATAA
- the ilvD gene encoding dihydroxy-acid dehydratase, whose amino-acid sequence MTEKDTLNPLKHRSSVYDSMVKSPNRAMLRATGMTDDSFENPIVGVISTWAENTPCNMHLHDFGKLAKVGVQDAGAWPVQFGTITVADGIAMGTPGMRFSLTSRDIIADSIEAAMGGHNVDAFVAIGGCDKNMPGSMIAIANMDIPAIFAYGGTIAPGNLDGKDIDLVSVFEGIGKWNHGDMTAEEVKALECNACPGPGGCGGMYTANTMATAIEVMGMSLPGSSSHPAESKEKKADIEEAGRAVVNMLKMGLKPSDIMTREAFEDAITVTMALGGSTNATLHLLAIAHAANVELTLEDFNDFQERVPHLADLKPSGKYVFQDLYEVGGVPAVMKYLLKHGFLHGDRMTCTGKTVAENLEAFDDLTPGQKVIMPLDNPKRADGPLIILKGNLAPDGAVAKVSGVKVRRHVGPAKVFDSEEEAIEAVLSDEIVDGDVVVVRFVGPKGGPGMPEMLSLSSMIVGKGQGDKVALITDGRFSGGTYGLVVGHVAPEAQVGGPIAYLRTGDMVTVDQDTKEITMAVSDEEIERRKAETTLPPLYSRGVLGKYAHIVSSASKGAVTDFWKPEETGKTSK is encoded by the coding sequence ATGACAGAAAAAGATACTCTTAATCCCCTCAAACATCGTAGCTCTGTCTATGATTCCATGGTCAAATCTCCTAACCGCGCTATGCTACGCGCTACTGGAATGACAGATGATAGTTTTGAAAATCCGATTGTCGGAGTGATTTCTACATGGGCTGAAAATACACCTTGTAATATGCACTTGCATGATTTTGGGAAACTAGCCAAGGTCGGTGTTCAGGACGCAGGTGCGTGGCCTGTTCAGTTCGGAACGATTACCGTTGCAGACGGCATTGCCATGGGAACACCTGGAATGCGCTTCTCGTTGACCTCTCGCGATATTATTGCAGACTCTATCGAAGCAGCCATGGGCGGTCACAATGTCGATGCCTTTGTTGCTATCGGAGGCTGCGACAAAAATATGCCTGGCTCTATGATTGCAATTGCCAACATGGATATTCCAGCAATTTTTGCCTACGGTGGAACCATTGCTCCCGGAAACCTCGACGGAAAAGATATCGACCTCGTATCTGTCTTTGAAGGAATCGGAAAATGGAACCACGGTGATATGACGGCTGAGGAAGTCAAGGCCTTGGAATGCAATGCCTGCCCTGGCCCTGGTGGATGCGGTGGTATGTATACAGCCAATACCATGGCAACGGCTATCGAAGTCATGGGTATGAGCTTACCAGGCTCTTCTTCTCACCCTGCTGAATCGAAAGAAAAGAAAGCAGATATCGAAGAAGCTGGTCGTGCGGTAGTCAATATGTTGAAAATGGGCTTGAAACCGTCTGACATCATGACTCGCGAAGCCTTTGAAGATGCCATTACTGTTACAATGGCGCTTGGGGGCTCTACCAATGCGACCCTTCACCTTCTAGCTATTGCTCATGCAGCAAATGTTGAGTTGACTTTGGAAGACTTCAATGATTTCCAAGAACGCGTACCTCACTTAGCTGATTTAAAACCGTCTGGAAAATACGTCTTCCAAGACCTCTACGAGGTCGGTGGCGTCCCTGCTGTCATGAAATACTTGCTCAAGCATGGTTTCCTACACGGCGATCGCATGACATGTACAGGTAAGACTGTTGCTGAAAACCTTGAAGCCTTTGACGATCTGACACCAGGCCAGAAAGTCATCATGCCACTTGACAATCCAAAACGTGCAGACGGACCGCTCATCATCTTGAAAGGAAACTTGGCACCTGACGGAGCCGTTGCCAAAGTTTCAGGAGTTAAAGTGCGCCGCCACGTGGGACCTGCTAAGGTATTTGACTCTGAGGAAGAGGCAATTGAAGCCGTATTGTCTGATGAAATCGTAGACGGCGACGTCGTTGTTGTTCGCTTCGTTGGGCCAAAGGGTGGTCCTGGTATGCCTGAAATGCTGTCACTCTCCTCTATGATTGTCGGTAAAGGTCAAGGAGACAAGGTTGCCCTCATCACGGACGGTCGTTTCTCAGGCGGTACCTACGGTCTCGTTGTCGGACACGTCGCCCCTGAGGCGCAAGTCGGAGGTCCTATTGCCTATCTCCGCACAGGTGACATGGTAACCGTTGACCAAGACACTAAAGAAATTACGATGGCGGTATCTGACGAAGAAATCGAGCGCCGCAAGGCGGAAACCACACTCCCACCACTCTATTCACGCGGAGTACTTGGAAAATACGCCCATATCGTATCATCTGCTTCCAAAGGAGCTGTCACTGACTTCTGGAAACCAGAAGAAACAGGAAAAACTAGCAAATAA
- a CDS encoding acetolactate synthase large subunit, which produces MNQIQLEEARSGSYLILDTLKKLGVDIIFGYPGGAVLPLYDEIYRFKGIQHVLARHEQGATHEAEGYAKSTGKIGVALVTSGPGATNAITGIADAMGDSVPMLVFTGQVATRGIGKDAFQEADIIGITMPITKYNYQVRDAADIPRVITEAIHIATTGRPGPVVIDIPKDIQETVVDFYYDDAVHLPSYQPTVQPNGLQVKKILQQLSLSKKPVILAGGGINYADANKELIAFAEHYRIPVVSTLLGLGTMPVQHELSLGMGGMHGSYASNMALTDADYIINIGARFDDRLTGNPSTFAVSATVAHIDIDPAEIGKVVKTQIPVVGDAKATLEALLALETVETNFAGWTAQVLDNKRRAPFGYDEDEHYIKPQKVIELIGEMTKGNAIVVTDVGQHQMWAAQFYPYQHARQLITSGGMGTMGFGIPAAIGAKLANPEREVVLFVGDGGFQMTNQELAILNGYGVPIKVVLLNNHSLGMVRQWQESFYDERRSQSVFDVEPNFRLLAEAYGISYASCTNPATLAEDLEVIKEKRPMLIEVHISNKEHVQPMVPAGKSNAEMLGVKFNA; this is translated from the coding sequence TTGAATCAAATTCAATTAGAGGAAGCACGTTCGGGGTCCTATCTAATACTCGACACCCTGAAAAAGTTGGGTGTTGATATCATTTTTGGTTATCCTGGTGGAGCTGTCTTGCCTCTCTATGATGAGATTTACCGCTTCAAGGGCATTCAGCATGTGCTAGCCCGTCACGAACAAGGAGCGACCCACGAAGCAGAAGGCTATGCCAAGTCGACAGGGAAAATTGGTGTTGCCTTGGTAACGAGTGGTCCTGGTGCGACCAATGCCATTACAGGGATTGCAGACGCTATGGGCGATAGCGTGCCGATGCTCGTCTTTACAGGGCAGGTGGCAACGCGTGGTATCGGAAAAGATGCTTTTCAGGAGGCAGATATCATTGGAATTACGATGCCGATTACCAAATATAATTACCAAGTGCGGGATGCGGCAGATATTCCTCGTGTGATTACAGAAGCCATTCATATTGCAACAACAGGTCGTCCGGGTCCGGTTGTCATTGATATTCCTAAGGATATTCAAGAAACAGTAGTTGATTTTTACTACGATGATGCGGTGCATTTACCGAGCTATCAGCCGACGGTTCAGCCAAATGGATTGCAAGTGAAGAAGATTTTGCAGCAGCTCTCCCTTTCTAAAAAGCCTGTCATTCTAGCAGGGGGTGGGATCAATTATGCAGATGCCAATAAGGAATTGATTGCCTTTGCGGAGCATTATCGCATTCCGGTTGTCTCAACCCTTCTCGGTCTAGGGACCATGCCAGTCCAGCATGAATTATCCCTTGGCATGGGAGGCATGCACGGTTCTTACGCTTCTAATATGGCCTTGACAGATGCGGATTATATTATCAATATCGGCGCTCGGTTTGACGACCGCTTGACGGGAAATCCAAGCACTTTTGCAGTGAGTGCAACCGTTGCGCATATTGATATCGACCCGGCTGAGATTGGGAAAGTCGTAAAAACTCAAATTCCAGTCGTAGGAGATGCCAAAGCAACGCTTGAAGCTTTACTGGCTTTGGAGACTGTTGAGACCAATTTTGCTGGCTGGACAGCTCAGGTGCTGGATAACAAGCGCCGTGCGCCATTTGGCTATGACGAAGATGAACACTATATCAAACCGCAGAAGGTCATTGAATTGATTGGCGAGATGACTAAGGGGAATGCGATTGTGGTGACAGACGTAGGGCAGCACCAAATGTGGGCAGCCCAGTTCTACCCTTACCAACATGCTCGTCAGCTCATCACATCTGGTGGTATGGGAACTATGGGATTTGGGATTCCAGCAGCTATCGGTGCTAAATTAGCCAATCCAGAAAGGGAAGTGGTCCTTTTCGTAGGAGACGGTGGCTTCCAAATGACCAATCAAGAACTCGCTATTTTAAATGGTTATGGTGTGCCAATCAAGGTGGTGCTGCTAAACAATCATTCACTCGGTATGGTGCGTCAATGGCAGGAATCTTTCTATGATGAGCGCCGCAGTCAGTCGGTCTTTGATGTTGAACCGAATTTCCGCCTTTTAGCAGAAGCGTATGGAATCAGCTATGCTAGCTGTACCAATCCTGCTACCTTGGCAGAGGATTTAGAGGTCATCAAGGAAAAAAGACCGATGCTGATTGAAGTTCATATTTCCAATAAAGAGCATGTGCAGCCAATGGTACCAGCAGGCAAGAGTAATGCAGAAATGTTGGGGGTGAAGTTCAATGCGTAG
- the ilvN gene encoding acetolactate synthase small subunit, translated as MRRMLTAKLRNSSGVLNRFTGVLSRRQINIESISVGPTEIAEISRVTVIIDVKTMDEVEQIIKQLNRLIDVVRVRDITDIPHLEREVLLVKIVAPPAKRAEILAIIQPFRASVVDVAPHSITIQMTGDGDKIEALLRVIQPYGIKNIARTGATGFSRD; from the coding sequence ATGCGTAGAATGTTAACAGCCAAATTGAGAAATTCCTCCGGCGTCTTGAACCGCTTTACAGGTGTCTTGTCCCGCAGACAGATTAACATTGAATCGATTTCGGTCGGTCCGACCGAAATTGCTGAAATCTCAAGGGTTACCGTCATCATCGATGTCAAAACAATGGACGAGGTGGAGCAGATTATTAAGCAACTCAACCGCTTGATTGATGTTGTTCGTGTGCGAGATATTACAGACATTCCGCATTTAGAGCGTGAGGTGCTCCTGGTTAAAATCGTAGCACCACCAGCTAAGCGGGCGGAAATTCTGGCGATTATTCAGCCGTTTCGTGCCAGTGTAGTGGATGTTGCGCCGCACTCAATCACCATTCAAATGACAGGTGACGGAGATAAGATTGAAGCTCTCCTTCGCGTCATTCAACCTTACGGCATCAAAAACATTGCTCGGACAGGAGCAACAGGATTTAGCAGAGATTAA
- the ilvC gene encoding ketol-acid reductoisomerase, producing MAVEMQYEKDVIVAALDGKKIAVIGYGSQGHAHAQNLRDTGHNVIIGVRAGKSFDKAKEDGFETFEVAEAAKQADVIMILAPDEIQADLYAAEIAPNLEAGNALGFAHGFNIHFGFIKVPENVDVFMCAPKGPGHLVRRTFEEGFGVPALYAVYQDATGNAKHIAMDWAKGVGSARVGLLETTFKEETEEDLFGEQAVLCGGLTALMEAGFEVLTEAGYAPELAYFEVLHEMKLIVDLIYEGGFKKMRQSISNTAEFGDYVSGPRVITEQVKENMKAVLADIQSGKFANDFVEDYKAGRPRMEEYRKAAADLEIEKVGAELRKAMPFVGKNDDDAFKIYN from the coding sequence ATGGCAGTAGAAATGCAATACGAAAAAGATGTAATAGTAGCAGCACTTGACGGGAAAAAAATTGCCGTGATCGGATATGGTTCGCAAGGTCATGCCCATGCGCAAAACTTGCGTGATACAGGGCACAATGTCATTATCGGTGTGCGTGCTGGTAAGTCATTTGATAAAGCAAAAGAAGACGGCTTTGAGACCTTTGAAGTAGCAGAAGCTGCAAAACAAGCAGATGTCATCATGATTCTTGCACCAGACGAAATCCAAGCAGACCTTTATGCGGCAGAAATTGCGCCAAACTTGGAAGCAGGAAATGCGCTTGGTTTTGCTCATGGATTCAACATTCATTTCGGCTTTATCAAAGTACCAGAGAATGTCGATGTCTTCATGTGTGCGCCAAAAGGTCCAGGTCACTTGGTGCGTCGTACCTTTGAAGAAGGATTTGGTGTGCCAGCTCTTTATGCGGTGTATCAAGACGCAACTGGTAATGCCAAGCACATCGCCATGGACTGGGCAAAAGGTGTTGGCTCAGCCCGTGTTGGACTTCTTGAAACAACCTTTAAAGAAGAAACAGAAGAAGATTTATTCGGTGAGCAAGCCGTTCTCTGCGGAGGTCTTACAGCCCTTATGGAAGCAGGATTTGAAGTCTTGACAGAAGCAGGATATGCGCCAGAACTCGCTTACTTTGAAGTGCTTCATGAAATGAAACTCATCGTAGACTTGATTTACGAAGGTGGCTTCAAGAAAATGCGCCAATCTATCTCAAATACTGCTGAATTTGGAGACTACGTATCAGGTCCTCGTGTGATTACCGAACAAGTCAAAGAAAACATGAAAGCTGTTCTTGCAGACATTCAATCTGGAAAATTTGCCAACGATTTTGTGGAAGACTACAAGGCAGGGCGTCCACGTATGGAAGAATACCGCAAGGCAGCTGCTGATCTTGAAATCGAAAAAGTGGGAGCAGAGCTTCGTAAAGCCATGCCATTTGTTGGTAAAAATGATGACGATGCCTTCAAAATCTATAACTAA
- the ilvA gene encoding threonine ammonia-lyase IlvA gives MLTAKDIVRAHKVLKDVVVYTPLDYDRYLSEKYGAKIYLKREDAQRVRSFKIRGAYYAISQLNEEERKRGVVCASAGNHAQGVAFTCNELKIPATIFMPITTPQQKIGQVRFFGGDMVDIKLVGDTFDASAKAAQDFTERENRTFIAPFDDVHVQAGQGTVAYEIMEEAERESIDFDTVLVPVGGGGLIAGVATYIKEKNPAIEVIGVEAEGARSMKAAFEAGGPVKLKEIDKFADGIAVQKVGQLTYEVTKKYVENLIGVDEGLISETLIDLYSKQGIVAEPAGAASIASLDVLSEYIKGKTVCCIISGGNNDINRMPEMEERALIYDGIKHYFVVNFPQRPGALREFVTDILGPNDDITRFEYIKRASKGTGPVLIGIALGDKHGYAGLIERMEQFDPSFINLRGNETLYSLLV, from the coding sequence ATGTTAACAGCCAAGGACATTGTCCGTGCTCATAAGGTGTTAAAGGACGTGGTAGTCTATACACCGCTTGATTATGATCGCTATTTATCGGAAAAATATGGGGCAAAAATTTATCTCAAACGGGAAGATGCTCAGCGCGTGCGCTCTTTCAAGATTCGTGGGGCTTACTATGCCATTTCACAACTAAATGAGGAAGAACGCAAACGTGGGGTGGTCTGTGCGAGCGCGGGTAATCATGCGCAAGGAGTGGCCTTTACCTGTAATGAATTGAAAATTCCTGCAACGATTTTTATGCCGATTACCACCCCGCAGCAGAAAATTGGTCAAGTTCGCTTCTTTGGTGGTGACATGGTAGATATCAAGTTAGTCGGAGATACCTTTGATGCCTCTGCTAAAGCGGCACAGGATTTTACCGAGCGTGAAAACCGCACCTTTATTGCCCCTTTTGATGATGTCCATGTGCAGGCAGGTCAGGGGACAGTTGCTTATGAAATCATGGAAGAAGCAGAGCGGGAGTCGATCGATTTTGATACCGTCTTGGTTCCAGTTGGTGGTGGTGGCTTGATTGCAGGCGTTGCAACCTACATCAAGGAAAAAAATCCCGCCATTGAAGTAATCGGTGTGGAAGCAGAAGGTGCGCGCAGCATGAAAGCAGCCTTTGAAGCTGGTGGACCTGTTAAGCTGAAAGAGATTGATAAGTTTGCGGATGGAATCGCCGTGCAAAAAGTTGGTCAACTGACCTATGAAGTGACGAAAAAATACGTGGAAAATCTCATCGGTGTCGATGAGGGCTTGATTTCTGAAACCCTCATTGATCTTTATTCTAAGCAAGGGATTGTGGCAGAGCCAGCAGGTGCCGCTAGTATTGCATCCCTTGACGTTTTGAGTGAGTATATCAAAGGAAAAACTGTCTGCTGTATCATCTCAGGAGGCAATAACGACATCAACCGTATGCCTGAAATGGAAGAGCGAGCCCTCATTTATGACGGGATTAAACATTACTTTGTCGTGAATTTTCCACAACGTCCAGGGGCCTTACGCGAGTTTGTAACAGACATCTTGGGTCCAAATGATGATATTACTCGTTTTGAATATATCAAGCGGGCTAGCAAGGGGACAGGTCCTGTTCTTATCGGGATTGCGCTCGGTGACAAGCATGGCTATGCAGGCCTAATTGAGCGGATGGAACAATTTGACCCTTCCTTTATCAACCTGCGGGGGAATGAGACGCTTTACAGTTTACTCGTATAA
- a CDS encoding SPFH domain-containing protein, whose translation MVIGIFGIVFVLVVLLVGVLALSSLYVVRQQSVVIIERFGKYQKLSTSGIHLRLPFGIDHIAARIQLRLLQSEIVVETKTQDNVFVTMNVATQYRVNENNVTDAYYKLMRPEAQIKSYIEDALRSSVPKLTLDELFEKKDEIALEVQKQVAEEMSTYGYIIVKTLITKVEPDAEVKQSMNEINAAQRKRAAAQELAEADKIKIVTAAEAEAEKDRLHGVGIAQQRKAIVDGLADSIKELKESNIGLTEEQIMSILLTNQYLDTLNNFSHTGNSTIFLPASPEGMEDIRTQILSALKAK comes from the coding sequence ATGGTAATTGGTATTTTCGGTATCGTATTTGTCTTAGTAGTCTTATTAGTCGGGGTGCTTGCTCTTAGCTCACTCTATGTCGTCCGCCAACAATCTGTTGTCATCATCGAGCGTTTTGGGAAATACCAGAAGCTCAGTACGAGTGGGATTCATTTGAGACTGCCGTTTGGAATTGACCACATTGCAGCTCGGATTCAATTGCGCCTACTCCAAAGTGAGATTGTAGTTGAGACCAAGACTCAGGATAACGTATTTGTGACCATGAATGTCGCTACTCAGTATCGTGTTAATGAGAACAACGTGACAGATGCCTACTACAAACTCATGCGTCCAGAAGCACAAATCAAGTCTTATATAGAAGACGCTCTTCGCTCATCTGTTCCTAAGTTGACACTCGATGAATTGTTCGAGAAAAAAGATGAAATCGCCCTTGAAGTGCAAAAACAAGTGGCAGAAGAAATGTCAACCTATGGATATATCATCGTGAAAACCTTGATTACTAAGGTAGAGCCTGATGCAGAAGTCAAGCAGTCCATGAATGAAATCAATGCTGCCCAACGCAAACGCGCAGCAGCTCAAGAGCTAGCAGAAGCAGATAAGATTAAAATTGTGACTGCCGCTGAAGCAGAGGCTGAAAAAGATCGCCTGCATGGTGTGGGGATTGCCCAGCAACGTAAAGCGATTGTGGATGGATTGGCTGATTCTATTAAAGAATTAAAAGAATCAAATATCGGCTTGACAGAAGAGCAAATCATGTCCATTCTCTTAACAAACCAATATCTTGATACTTTAAATAATTTTTCACATACAGGAAATAGTACAATCTTCCTTCCAGCAAGTCCAGAGGGAATGGAAGACATCCGTACACAGATATTATCTGCGTTAAAAGCTAAATAA
- a CDS encoding amino acid ABC transporter ATP-binding protein — translation MTNTILEINHLKKAFGQNLVLKDISMTVKKGEVISIIGSSGSGKSTFLRSINLLETPSEGEILYHGENVLTKGYDLTTYREKLGMVFQSFNLFNNLNVLENAIVAQTTVLKRSRTEAEEIAKENLNKVGMTEQYWTAKPSQLSGGQKQRVAIARALSVNPEVILFDEPTSALDPEMVSEVLKTMQDLAKSGLTMIIVTHEMEFARDVSDRVIFMDKGLIAEEGSPQQIFENPQEARTKEFLQRFLGQTL, via the coding sequence ATGACTAATACGATTTTAGAAATCAATCATCTGAAAAAAGCCTTTGGACAAAATCTGGTTCTCAAAGACATTTCCATGACCGTGAAAAAGGGTGAAGTCATCTCTATTATCGGCTCTTCTGGTTCTGGAAAATCAACCTTCTTGCGCTCCATCAATCTTTTAGAAACACCGAGCGAAGGAGAAATCCTCTATCATGGCGAAAATGTATTGACAAAAGGCTATGATTTGACGACCTACCGTGAGAAATTAGGCATGGTCTTTCAGTCCTTCAACCTGTTCAATAATTTGAATGTCTTGGAAAATGCTATTGTCGCCCAAACGACCGTTTTAAAACGCAGCCGCACAGAGGCAGAAGAAATTGCCAAAGAAAACCTCAACAAGGTTGGCATGACCGAGCAATACTGGACTGCTAAACCAAGCCAACTCTCAGGTGGGCAAAAACAACGGGTGGCAATCGCCCGCGCCCTTTCTGTCAATCCAGAAGTAATTCTCTTTGATGAGCCAACTTCTGCCCTTGATCCTGAAATGGTCAGCGAAGTCTTAAAAACCATGCAGGACCTTGCCAAATCAGGTCTCACTATGATTATCGTGACCCATGAAATGGAGTTTGCCCGTGATGTTTCAGACCGTGTCATCTTCATGGATAAGGGATTGATTGCAGAAGAAGGTAGCCCGCAGCAAATCTTTGAAAATCCACAAGAAGCACGAACCAAGGAATTTTTACAACGCTTCCTTGGTCAGACGCTTTAA
- a CDS encoding ABC transporter substrate-binding protein/permease: MKKRLLLLFVALLTVFSIHTGVQADEYLRVGMEAAYAPFNWTQETDDNGAAPIEGTKQFANGYDVQVAKKIAEKMDKKVLVVKTKWEGLVPALTSGKIDMIVAGMSPTEERKKEIAFSTSYYTSIPTLVVRADSKWADASNIQDFVGAKITAQQGVYLYDLIDQIDGVDKQTAMGDFSQIRQALEAGIIDAYVSERPEARTAQEANPAFHMVELANGFKTNAEDVTIAVGMRKDDARIARVNQILETFTEKDQLALMDTMIENQPVEATSAEDKPSFPVQVWNILVNNWQQLLRGTGMTLLISILGTIIGTAIGLLIGVFRTAPKANNKGLSFLQKALAILINIYIEIFRGTPMIVQSMVIYYGTAQAFGLNLDRTLAAIFIVSINTGAYMSEIVRGGIFAVDKGQFEAATALGFTHNQTMRKIVLPQVVRNILPATGNEFVINIKDTSVLNVISVVELYFSGNTVATQTYQYFQTFTVIAIIYFILTFTVTRILRLIEKRFDTDTYTTGANQMQTEVLHD, encoded by the coding sequence ATGAAAAAACGATTATTACTATTGTTTGTGGCACTTCTGACTGTTTTTAGTATCCATACTGGTGTCCAAGCAGATGAATACCTACGAGTCGGAATGGAAGCCGCTTACGCGCCGTTCAACTGGACACAAGAAACGGATGACAACGGCGCTGCTCCGATTGAAGGAACCAAGCAATTCGCCAATGGTTATGACGTTCAAGTTGCAAAAAAGATTGCAGAGAAAATGGATAAAAAAGTCCTTGTTGTAAAGACCAAGTGGGAAGGACTTGTACCCGCCCTTACCTCTGGCAAAATTGACATGATTGTCGCAGGGATGAGCCCAACAGAAGAACGTAAGAAAGAAATCGCCTTTTCAACAAGCTACTATACCTCTATCCCAACCCTTGTCGTGCGCGCAGATAGCAAGTGGGCGGATGCGAGCAATATCCAAGACTTCGTAGGCGCAAAAATCACTGCCCAACAAGGAGTCTATCTCTATGATTTGATTGACCAGATTGACGGGGTAGATAAACAGACGGCTATGGGAGACTTTTCTCAGATTCGTCAGGCCCTTGAAGCGGGAATCATCGATGCCTATGTATCAGAGCGACCTGAAGCACGTACTGCGCAAGAAGCCAACCCCGCCTTTCACATGGTTGAGTTGGCAAACGGCTTTAAAACCAACGCCGAAGATGTGACCATTGCAGTCGGTATGCGCAAGGACGATGCACGTATTGCTCGAGTCAATCAGATACTTGAAACCTTTACCGAAAAAGACCAGCTAGCCCTTATGGATACGATGATTGAAAATCAGCCCGTTGAAGCGACTAGCGCAGAAGACAAACCGTCTTTCCCTGTTCAAGTCTGGAATATCCTAGTCAATAACTGGCAACAACTCCTCCGTGGAACAGGCATGACCTTACTTATCTCCATCCTCGGAACCATTATCGGAACGGCCATCGGACTCTTAATCGGTGTTTTCCGTACTGCTCCAAAGGCTAACAACAAGGGGCTTTCTTTCCTCCAAAAAGCACTTGCTATTCTCATCAATATTTATATTGAAATCTTCCGTGGTACACCGATGATTGTACAATCCATGGTAATCTACTACGGAACCGCTCAAGCATTCGGGCTGAATTTAGACCGCACCTTAGCTGCGATTTTCATCGTATCCATCAATACCGGTGCCTACATGAGTGAAATCGTCCGCGGAGGTATTTTCGCTGTTGATAAGGGGCAATTTGAAGCGGCAACTGCTCTTGGTTTTACCCATAATCAGACCATGCGCAAGATTGTCTTACCACAAGTTGTCCGCAACATCTTGCCTGCTACAGGAAATGAATTTGTCATCAATATCAAAGACACCTCTGTCTTGAACGTGATTTCGGTGGTAGAACTTTACTTCTCAGGAAATACTGTCGCAACTCAAACCTACCAATATTTCCAAACCTTCACCGTGATTGCCATTATCTACTTTATCTTGACCTTTACGGTCACTCGTATCCTACGCTTGATTGAAAAACGTTTTGATACAGATACCTACACAACTGGTGCAAACCAAATGCAAACGGAGGTGCTTCATGACTAA
- a CDS encoding undecaprenyl-diphosphate phosphatase, with protein MFVEILKSIFFGIIEGVTEWLPISSTGHLILVQEFVSFKNVRADFTSMFNVVIQLGAILAVMVIYFDRLNPFQSGKSGREIRLTWQLWAKVVIAALPAAILGLLFDDWLDTHLYNFVVVSLMLILYGVAFIYVEKWQKNRDPQVVSLSKMSYQTALYIGLFQVLALIPGTSRSGATILGGILLGTSREVATEFTFFLGIPIMFGASLLKVVKLLVKGLSVTAGQWMLLLFAMVTAFGVSLVVIRFLTDYVKNHDFTFFGKYRIALGTLLVLYYLGTLIF; from the coding sequence ATGTTTGTTGAGATTCTAAAATCGATTTTCTTTGGTATTATAGAGGGAGTCACCGAATGGTTGCCGATATCAAGTACAGGCCACCTGATTTTGGTGCAAGAATTTGTCTCCTTTAAAAATGTCCGTGCTGATTTTACGTCTATGTTCAATGTCGTGATTCAGTTGGGCGCAATCTTAGCTGTCATGGTCATTTACTTCGACAGGCTCAACCCTTTTCAGTCGGGAAAATCAGGTCGCGAGATTCGCTTGACCTGGCAATTATGGGCAAAAGTGGTGATTGCAGCTTTACCAGCAGCTATTTTGGGGCTGTTATTTGACGATTGGTTGGATACTCATCTCTATAACTTTGTTGTCGTTTCCTTGATGTTGATTCTCTATGGTGTCGCTTTTATCTATGTTGAAAAATGGCAAAAGAATCGGGATCCACAAGTCGTCTCGTTGAGTAAGATGTCTTACCAAACGGCCCTCTACATTGGTCTCTTTCAAGTCCTTGCCTTGATTCCAGGGACTAGTCGTTCAGGGGCAACGATTCTAGGAGGGATTCTTCTTGGGACTAGCCGGGAGGTGGCGACAGAATTCACCTTCTTCTTGGGAATTCCAATTATGTTTGGAGCAAGTTTGCTCAAAGTCGTGAAGCTTCTTGTGAAAGGCTTGAGTGTGACAGCAGGTCAGTGGATGTTGCTCTTATTTGCCATGGTAACTGCCTTTGGTGTTTCGCTGGTTGTGATTCGTTTCTTGACCGATTACGTGAAAAATCACGATTTCACCTTTTTTGGAAAATACCGCATTGCCCTAGGAACACTCTTGGTTCTCTACTATTTAGGAACTCTTATCTTTTAA